The Chitinispirillum alkaliphilum DNA segment ACCGTCACTGGAGACTATAACTCCAGAGCCAAGCCCCTGGCGTCTGTGTTCGCGTCGTTCGACAGGAGGGGGATTGCGTCGGTTGCGTGGTGGTCCGAAAAAATCCTGGAAAGGGCTTCCGGAGAAAGGGTCACCACCAAAAAACTGGTAAAATGGATTGTTGGAAAAAACGACTGTGTCAATTTGTGTGGGAATAACAGAGACAACGGTAGGTACTACTTTTTCTGCCACATCGGCAAAAATTGTTGCGAAAGCCTCAATGCCCGGTGGTAATTCGACTTCTGGTCTTTGCTGAGCTCCAAATTGAATAGAGTCTCGTTCCGGGCGTTTATCACTGGCAAACGAGCAGGTGCTTGTGATGAAGAAACCGCCCACCACGATTAGAACTACAAGGGACAATGGCATAATCGGTTTACGCAGAATTTTTGGCACGTGTACCTCCTGGGTTAAGAACAATTCTGTTGCAAACGAGAATACGACCACAAAAATAAATTTATTGTGCAGTTGTGAAAGAAATCAGCTGTAATTTTCATTACAGCTGAAAAAAAACAGTTTTATACTTCTCTTGGAAGATCTTTGTCCAGAGAGACAACATTAGATGTGCCACCCTCAACAAAAGATTGTTCAGATATCCTGGTGAGTACTGCATTCTTTGCGAACTCTTTAAGATTAAGTGAACCGATATTGCACATCGTAGATTTGATTTTTGATACTGTTACTCCAAGGACTTCCTTTACAGTACCTACAACCGGGACATAGGCATCGACACCCTCTTCAAACTTGAAACCCTCATCCGTTTCACCCTGGCTGTACCGCTGCCAGTTTCTGGCTCTGTTTGAACCTTCACCCCAATAAGGCTTGTAGATTCTTCCCCCGATTGAGACGCGTGGTGTGGGACTTTCATTTGTCATTGCAAAATATCGGCCCATCATCACAAAATCTGCCCCCATGGCAAGTGCAATAATTATCTGTGTATCATTTGCCAGTCCGCCATCAGAACAAACCGGTATATATATGCCGGTTTCTTTGAAATACCGGTCTCTTTCAGCTGTAACTGCCATAAGTGCCGAGGCCTGACCGCGACCAATCCCTTTCTGCTCACGGGTTATGCAGATCGAACCACCGCCAATCCCAACCTTAACAAAGTCAACCTGTGCTTGTTCTGCAAGATACCTGAACGCATCACCATCAACAACATTCCCTCCTCCAACAACTACCTGGTCCCCGTATTTTTCCCTTACCCATAGTACCGCATCTTTCTGATACTCTGAATACCCGTCAGAAGAATCAAAGCACAGTGCATCAACACCTGCTTCCATAAGTTCTGGTATGCGCTCCTTATAATCATGAGTGTTGACACCCGCTCCAACCACCAGGCGCTTTTTGTTGTCAAGGAGTTCCTCGGGGTTGTTCATGTGGTCGAAAAAGTCTTTTTTGAAAACAAGCGAGTGGAGGTTGCCATTTTTTTCCAATATGGGAAGACACTCCTTTTTCCGTTTCTGAAGCAGAACGTTTGCCTCATGAAGGCTGATTCCAAAAGTGCCATAAACCACATTGTCTTTAGCGGTCATAAATTCCGCTACGGGAGAGTTAAGGTCATCTTCAAACTCCCAAAAATCTTTATCAGTGAGAATGCCGAGAAATTTTCCGTTAGGGGTTCCGTCATGGGTGACAGGCATGGTGGAGT contains these protein-coding regions:
- a CDS encoding Inosine-5'-monophosphate dehydrogenase; the protein is MARILDEVSRTFSEYLLVPRLTKKNHQPKFVSLEAPVSKFKSGEQPRLSLNVPFVTASMQSVSGSEMAISLARLGGLAFLYCSQTIENQKAMIKKVKSHKAGFVPSDSNLRPDNTLADALALRKKTGHSTMPVTHDGTPNGKFLGILTDKDFWEFEDDLNSPVAEFMTAKDNVVYGTFGISLHEANVLLQKRKKECLPILEKNGNLHSLVFKKDFFDHMNNPEELLDNKKRLVVGAGVNTHDYKERIPELMEAGVDALCFDSSDGYSEYQKDAVLWVREKYGDQVVVGGGNVVDGDAFRYLAEQAQVDFVKVGIGGGSICITREQKGIGRGQASALMAVTAERDRYFKETGIYIPVCSDGGLANDTQIIIALAMGADFVMMGRYFAMTNESPTPRVSIGGRIYKPYWGEGSNRARNWQRYSQGETDEGFKFEEGVDAYVPVVGTVKEVLGVTVSKIKSTMCNIGSLNLKEFAKNAVLTRISEQSFVEGGTSNVVSLDKDLPREV